The following are from one region of the Pseudomonas putida genome:
- the alr gene encoding alanine racemase, with protein MPFRRTLLAASLALLITGQAPLYAAPPLSMDNGTTALTVQNSNAWVEISAGALQHNIRTLQAELGGKSKLCAVLKADAYGHGIGLVMPSIIAQGVPCVAVASNEEARVVRASGFTGQLVRVRLANVSEVEDALQYDMEELVGSAEFARQLDAIAERHGKTLRIHLALNSSGMSRNGVEMTTWSGRGEALQVTDQKHLKLVALMTHFAVEDKDDVRKGLVAFNEQTDWLIKHAKLDRSKLTLHAANSFATLEVPEARLDMVRTGGALFGDTVPTHTEYQRVMQFKSHVAAVHSYPAGNTVGYDRTFTLARDSRLANITVGYSDGYRRVFTNKGHVLINGHRVPVVGKVSMNTLMVDVTDFPDVKGGNEVVLFGKQAGGEITQAEIEEINGALLADLYTVWGSSNPKILVD; from the coding sequence ATGCCATTTCGCCGTACCCTCCTGGCTGCATCCCTCGCTCTGCTGATCACCGGCCAGGCCCCGCTGTACGCCGCACCGCCCCTGTCGATGGACAACGGCACCACGGCCCTGACCGTGCAGAACAGCAACGCCTGGGTCGAAATCAGCGCCGGCGCCCTGCAACACAACATCCGTACCTTGCAGGCCGAGCTGGGCGGCAAGTCCAAGCTGTGCGCGGTGCTCAAGGCCGACGCCTATGGCCACGGTATCGGCCTGGTCATGCCGTCGATCATCGCCCAGGGCGTGCCCTGCGTGGCGGTGGCCAGCAACGAGGAGGCGCGCGTGGTCCGCGCCAGCGGCTTCACCGGGCAACTGGTGCGGGTACGTCTGGCCAACGTCAGCGAAGTAGAAGATGCCCTGCAGTACGACATGGAAGAGCTGGTCGGCAGCGCCGAGTTCGCCCGCCAGCTCGATGCCATCGCCGAACGCCACGGCAAGACCCTGCGCATTCATTTGGCGCTCAACTCCAGTGGCATGAGCCGCAACGGCGTGGAAATGACCACCTGGTCCGGCCGGGGTGAGGCGCTGCAGGTCACCGACCAGAAGCACCTCAAGCTGGTCGCGCTGATGACCCACTTCGCCGTGGAAGACAAGGACGATGTGCGCAAAGGCCTGGTAGCGTTCAACGAGCAGACCGACTGGCTGATCAAGCACGCGAAACTTGATCGCAGCAAGCTCACCCTGCACGCCGCCAACTCCTTCGCTACGCTGGAAGTGCCGGAAGCGCGCCTGGACATGGTGCGCACCGGCGGCGCGCTGTTCGGCGACACCGTGCCGACGCATACCGAATACCAACGTGTCATGCAGTTCAAGTCGCACGTGGCTGCGGTGCATAGCTACCCGGCAGGCAACACCGTCGGCTATGACCGCACCTTCACCCTGGCGCGTGATTCGCGCCTGGCCAACATCACCGTGGGTTACTCCGATGGTTACCGCCGGGTGTTCACCAACAAGGGCCATGTGCTGATCAACGGCCACCGAGTGCCAGTGGTGGGCAAGGTGTCGATGAACACCTTGATGGTCGATGTCACCGATTTCCCCGATGTGAAGGGGGGCAACGAAGTGGTGCTGTTCGGCAAGCAGGCCGGGGGGGAGATCACCCAGGCCGAGATAGAAGAAATCAACGGCGCGTTGCTCGCCGACCTCTACACCGTATGGGGCAGTTCCAACCCGAAGATTCTCGTCGACTGA
- a CDS encoding 5-guanidino-2-oxopentanoate decarboxylase: MNKHTWTAGQALVRLLANYGVETVFGIPGVHTLELYRGLPGSGIRHVLTRHEQGAGFMADGYARISGKPGVCFVITGPGVTNAATAIGQAYADSIPMLVISSVNHTASLGKGWGCLHETQDQRAMTAPITAFSAVALRGDDLPELIARAWAVFDSERPRPVHISVPLDVLAAPVSRDWSDEVVRRPGRGQPCRDILDQAAVKLAAAKRPMIIAGGGALHAAEQLQQLSTRLAAPLFTSVAGKGLLPADAPLNAGASLCVEPGWQLISQADVVLAVGTEMADTDFWRERLPISGELLRVDIDPRKFNDFYPCAIALHGDSRQTLAGLLEHLPALNRDPAQASEAVANLRQAIRSGHAPLQAVHQAILDRIAAVLPDNAFISSDMTQLAYTGNYAFASRAPRSWLHPTGYGTLGYGLPAGIGGMFASDQRPGLVLVGDGGFLYTAQELATAVEELERPFVVLLWNNDALGQIRDDMLGLDIEPVGVLPRNPDFIGLARAFGCTVRQPRDLDALQADLASGFATPGVTFIELKHTCVC, translated from the coding sequence ATGAATAAGCACACCTGGACCGCCGGCCAGGCGTTGGTGCGCCTGCTGGCCAACTACGGCGTGGAAACGGTATTCGGCATCCCCGGCGTGCACACCCTGGAGCTGTACCGCGGCCTGCCGGGCAGCGGCATCCGCCATGTGCTGACCCGCCACGAGCAGGGCGCCGGCTTCATGGCCGACGGCTATGCCCGGATAAGCGGCAAACCGGGGGTGTGCTTCGTCATTACCGGCCCGGGCGTGACCAATGCCGCCACCGCCATCGGTCAGGCCTATGCCGACTCCATCCCGATGCTGGTGATTTCCAGCGTCAACCATACTGCCAGCCTGGGCAAGGGCTGGGGCTGCCTGCACGAGACCCAGGACCAGCGCGCCATGACCGCGCCGATTACCGCCTTTTCCGCCGTGGCCCTGCGCGGCGACGACCTGCCCGAACTGATTGCCCGCGCCTGGGCCGTGTTCGACAGCGAACGGCCGCGCCCGGTGCACATTTCGGTGCCGCTGGACGTTCTGGCCGCGCCGGTCAGCCGTGACTGGAGCGATGAGGTGGTGCGCCGCCCCGGCCGTGGCCAGCCGTGCCGCGACATCCTCGACCAGGCCGCCGTGAAGCTGGCCGCCGCCAAGCGCCCGATGATCATTGCCGGTGGCGGGGCATTGCACGCGGCCGAGCAGCTGCAGCAACTGAGCACCCGGCTGGCAGCCCCACTGTTCACCAGCGTGGCCGGCAAGGGCCTGCTGCCAGCGGACGCGCCGCTGAATGCCGGCGCCAGCCTGTGCGTCGAACCCGGCTGGCAACTGATCAGCCAGGCCGATGTGGTGCTGGCAGTGGGTACCGAAATGGCTGATACCGACTTCTGGCGCGAGCGCCTGCCGATCAGCGGCGAGCTCCTGCGGGTGGACATCGACCCGCGCAAGTTCAACGACTTCTACCCATGTGCCATTGCCCTGCATGGCGATTCCCGGCAAACCCTGGCCGGCCTGCTCGAGCACCTGCCAGCGCTGAACCGCGACCCGGCCCAGGCCAGCGAAGCAGTGGCCAACCTGCGCCAGGCCATTCGCAGCGGGCATGCGCCGCTGCAGGCCGTGCATCAGGCAATCCTCGATCGCATTGCCGCCGTGCTGCCCGACAATGCCTTCATCAGCAGCGACATGACCCAGTTGGCCTACACCGGCAACTACGCTTTCGCCAGCCGGGCGCCGCGCAGCTGGCTGCACCCCACCGGCTACGGCACCCTCGGCTACGGCCTGCCGGCCGGCATCGGCGGCATGTTCGCCAGCGACCAGCGCCCAGGCCTGGTACTGGTAGGCGATGGCGGCTTCCTCTATACCGCCCAGGAACTGGCCACGGCAGTCGAGGAACTGGAGCGACCGTTTGTCGTGCTGTTGTGGAACAATGACGCCCTCGGCCAGATCCGCGACGACATGCTCGGCCTGGACATCGAGCCGGTCGGCGTACTGCCGCGCAACCCGGATTTCATCGGCCTGGCCCGTGCCTTCGGTTGCACGGTGCGCCAGCCGCGTGACCTGGACGCGCTGCAGGCCGATCTGGCCAGCGGTTTCGCCACCCCCGGCGTCACCTTTATCGAACTCAAACACACCTGCGTCTGCTAA
- a CDS encoding pyridoxal phosphate-dependent aminotransferase, with protein MRYAKLTQRIAGDGAAAWDIHYRALALQAEGKDILLLSVGDPDFDTPAPIVEAAIDSLLAGHTHYADVRGKLALRQAIANRHFQRSGQAVDADQVTVLAGAQCALYCVAQCVLDPGDEVIVAEPMYVTYEAVFGACGAKVVPVPVKPENGFRVCPRDVAARITPRTRALALNSPHNPSGASLPRATWEALAELCIAHDLWLISDEVYSELLYDGEHVSPGSLPGMAERTATLNSLSKSHAMTGWRVGWVVGSTELAAHLENLALCMLYGSPDFIQDAAVVALEQQLPELDVMREAYRQRRDLVCEQLADCPGIKVLKPDGGMFVMVDIRETGVSAQTFADYLLDSQGVSVLAGEAFGPSAAGHIRLGLVLGNAELIDACRRIACCADELKRDYGHA; from the coding sequence ATGCGCTACGCCAAGCTCACTCAACGCATCGCCGGCGACGGGGCTGCCGCCTGGGACATCCACTACCGCGCCCTGGCGCTGCAGGCCGAGGGCAAGGATATCCTGCTGCTGTCGGTGGGTGACCCGGACTTCGACACCCCCGCGCCGATCGTCGAGGCGGCCATCGACAGCCTGCTTGCCGGCCATACCCATTACGCCGATGTGCGCGGCAAGCTGGCGCTGCGCCAGGCAATCGCCAATCGCCACTTCCAGCGTAGCGGCCAGGCCGTCGATGCCGACCAGGTGACGGTGCTGGCGGGGGCCCAGTGTGCGCTGTACTGCGTGGCCCAGTGCGTGCTCGACCCGGGTGACGAGGTGATTGTCGCCGAGCCCATGTACGTTACCTACGAGGCGGTGTTCGGGGCCTGTGGCGCCAAGGTGGTGCCAGTGCCGGTCAAGCCGGAGAACGGCTTTCGGGTGTGCCCGCGTGACGTGGCTGCGCGCATCACCCCGCGTACCCGCGCCTTGGCCCTGAACAGCCCGCACAACCCCTCGGGGGCGAGCCTGCCGCGCGCTACCTGGGAGGCGCTGGCCGAACTGTGCATCGCCCACGATCTGTGGCTGATCTCCGACGAGGTGTACAGCGAGCTGCTGTACGACGGCGAGCATGTCAGCCCTGGCAGCCTGCCGGGCATGGCCGAGCGCACCGCCACCCTCAACAGCCTGTCGAAGTCGCATGCCATGACCGGGTGGCGGGTGGGCTGGGTAGTAGGTTCGACCGAGCTGGCCGCCCACCTGGAAAACCTCGCCTTGTGCATGCTGTACGGTTCGCCGGACTTCATCCAGGATGCCGCCGTGGTGGCGCTGGAGCAGCAACTGCCGGAACTGGATGTTATGCGCGAAGCCTATCGTCAGCGTCGCGACCTGGTGTGCGAGCAGTTGGCCGACTGCCCGGGCATCAAGGTGCTCAAGCCCGATGGCGGTATGTTCGTGATGGTCGATATCCGTGAGACCGGCGTATCTGCCCAGACCTTTGCGGACTACCTGTTGGACAGCCAGGGCGTGTCGGTGCTTGCCGGCGAAGCGTTCGGCCCCAGCGCTGCCGGGCATATCCGCCTGGGCCTGGTGCTGGGCAATGCGGAGCTGATCGATGCCTGCCGACGCATCGCCTGCTGTGCCGACGAACTGAAACGGGACTACGGCCATGCGTGA
- a CDS encoding aldehyde dehydrogenase family protein, producing the protein MREYARLYIDGAWQVPSGQGMAEVIDPATEQAIGRVPLGAEADVERAVMAARRAFDGWSRTPSSVRAGYITALAAQLKRRAAEMASLITDELGMPVQWCQAVQVEGPIAGLEQYAELAGLMEQVREVGNSLVYREAVGVCAFINPWNYPLHQMIGKLAPALAAGCTVVVKPSQETPLHAFMLAEMIEAIGLPAGVFNLVSGPGAKVGEALARHPQVDMVSFTGSTGAGVRVAQAAAPTVKRVCLELGGKSPLLITADADLHAAVRHGVQDVMVNSGQTCTALTRMLLPASRYAEALEIAEAETRALVMGDPRDPASFLGPMCSAGQRRTVLDYIRLGQEEGARLLCGGDAAGFERGFYVAPTLFADVDNRMRIAQEEIFGPVLCLIPYADEAQALALANDSPFGLSSAVWAGSREHGLALARQIRAGQCFINGGGFNYQAPFGGYKQSGNGREWGEEGLAEFVEVKAVQC; encoded by the coding sequence ATGCGTGAGTATGCGCGGCTGTACATCGACGGCGCCTGGCAGGTGCCGAGCGGGCAGGGCATGGCCGAGGTGATCGATCCGGCCACCGAACAGGCCATCGGCCGGGTGCCGCTGGGCGCCGAGGCCGATGTCGAACGGGCGGTGATGGCTGCGCGGCGGGCCTTCGATGGCTGGTCGCGCACACCGTCCAGCGTACGCGCCGGGTACATAACGGCGCTGGCTGCACAGCTGAAGCGCCGCGCGGCGGAAATGGCCTCGCTCATCACCGACGAGCTGGGCATGCCGGTGCAGTGGTGCCAGGCGGTACAGGTCGAGGGCCCGATCGCCGGGCTGGAGCAGTACGCCGAACTGGCCGGGCTGATGGAGCAGGTGCGCGAAGTCGGCAACTCGCTGGTGTACCGCGAGGCCGTTGGCGTGTGCGCCTTCATCAACCCGTGGAACTACCCGCTGCACCAGATGATCGGCAAGCTGGCGCCGGCCCTGGCCGCCGGCTGCACGGTGGTGGTCAAGCCCAGCCAGGAAACGCCGCTGCATGCCTTCATGCTGGCCGAGATGATCGAGGCCATCGGCTTGCCGGCCGGGGTGTTCAACCTGGTCAGCGGGCCGGGGGCCAAGGTGGGTGAGGCCCTGGCCCGGCACCCGCAGGTGGACATGGTGTCGTTCACCGGCTCCACCGGTGCCGGGGTGCGCGTGGCCCAGGCGGCCGCGCCTACGGTGAAACGGGTGTGCCTGGAGCTGGGTGGCAAATCACCCCTGCTGATCACTGCCGACGCCGACCTGCACGCGGCGGTGCGCCATGGGGTGCAGGATGTGATGGTTAATTCGGGGCAGACCTGCACGGCCCTGACCCGCATGCTGCTGCCGGCCAGCCGCTACGCCGAGGCGCTGGAGATCGCCGAGGCCGAGACCCGCGCGCTGGTCATGGGCGACCCGCGTGACCCTGCCAGCTTCCTCGGGCCGATGTGTTCGGCAGGCCAGCGGCGCACCGTGCTCGACTACATTCGCCTGGGGCAGGAGGAGGGCGCGCGCCTGCTGTGCGGCGGTGATGCAGCCGGCTTCGAACGCGGCTTCTATGTGGCGCCGACGTTGTTCGCCGATGTCGACAACCGCATGCGCATCGCCCAGGAGGAAATCTTCGGCCCGGTGCTGTGCCTGATCCCTTATGCCGACGAGGCCCAGGCGCTGGCCCTGGCCAACGATTCGCCGTTCGGCCTGTCCAGCGCGGTGTGGGCCGGCAGCCGCGAGCACGGCCTGGCCCTGGCACGGCAGATACGCGCCGGGCAGTGCTTCATCAACGGTGGCGGGTTCAACTACCAGGCACCGTTCGGTGGCTACAAGCAGTCGGGCAACGGGCGCGAGTGGGGCGAGGAGGGGCTGGCGGAGTTCGTCGAGGTGAAAGCGGTGCAGTGCTGA
- a CDS encoding NAD(P)H-dependent oxidoreductase, whose amino-acid sequence MNVLIVHAHPEPQSFTAALRDQAVETFRAQGHQVQVSDLYAMGWNPVASADDFSQRENPEYLVYALEQRQGVKRGAIAADIQQELDKLLWADLLVLNFPIFWFSAPAMLKGWIDRVLVSGVCYGGKRFYDQGGLAGKKALVTVTLGGREHMFGDGAIHGPLEDMLRPILRGTLAYVGFEVLPPFVAWHVPYISDEARQAFLQQYRQRLEQLSDDQPLVFPRLEQFDEALYPLA is encoded by the coding sequence GTGAATGTACTGATCGTCCACGCTCACCCCGAGCCGCAATCGTTCACTGCTGCCCTGCGTGACCAGGCCGTGGAAACCTTCCGCGCCCAGGGCCACCAGGTGCAGGTCAGCGACCTGTACGCCATGGGCTGGAACCCGGTGGCCAGTGCCGATGATTTCAGCCAGCGCGAGAACCCCGAATACCTGGTGTATGCCCTGGAGCAGCGCCAGGGGGTCAAGCGCGGCGCCATTGCCGCGGACATCCAGCAAGAGCTGGACAAGCTGCTGTGGGCCGACTTGCTGGTGCTGAACTTCCCGATCTTCTGGTTCTCGGCGCCGGCCATGCTCAAGGGCTGGATCGACCGGGTGCTGGTGTCGGGGGTGTGCTATGGCGGCAAGCGCTTCTACGACCAGGGCGGGTTGGCGGGCAAGAAAGCGCTGGTGACCGTGACCCTGGGCGGGCGCGAGCACATGTTTGGCGACGGGGCGATTCATGGGCCGCTGGAGGACATGCTGCGGCCGATTTTGCGCGGCACGCTGGCCTATGTCGGCTTCGAGGTGCTGCCGCCGTTCGTGGCCTGGCATGTGCCATATATCAGCGACGAGGCGCGGCAGGCGTTTTTGCAGCAGTACCGGCAGCGCCTGGAGCAGCTTTCGGACGATCAGCCGCTGGTATTCCCGCGCCTTGAGCAGTTCGACGAGGCACTGTACCCACTGGCGTGA
- a CDS encoding acetate--CoA ligase family protein yields MSHSIRDNLKRLLAPRHLAFVGGRSMARALKRCAEGGFGGELWLVNPQHASLEGIPCVARVADLPCAPDAVFIATNRELTLQCVAELAARGAGGAICYASGFAESGEEGRELQQRLLAAAGNMALLGPNCYGLLDYLHGAALWPVAHGGQQVEKGVAILTQSGNFAYNLSMSDRSLPVAYMASVGNQAQLGVAELMDVLLDDPRVTAIGLHLEGLKNVPGFARAACRALQQGTPIIALKTGVSQIGAELALSHTSSLSGSDALYDSLFQRLGVIRVSGPVSFVETLKAAACGRLPVNGELIALACSGGDAGLIADYAERNQLVLPKLEHGQVAQLAEVLPAYANLVNPLDFTTAIWGDATALQRMLDSTLSGAADAAMLVLDYPAAFTGERKECDLLLALYCDALERHGKIGFVTSAFPELLPACARARLHARGIAALQGVEDGLAAWGRIVAYQRNRQRLLEQGEAARVPLCPQALPGESRLLDEWQSKQALRAFGLPVPAGVLSTPERAVADAARVGYPLVLKAVSAQLPHKTEAGAVALNLRDAAALEHALMQMRQRIAVYAPQVAFDQVLLEPMAEPPLAELIVGIKREHDFALALVIGAGGVLVELLKDSVSLLLPTTDNAIRAALLSLRSASLLQGFRGRPAADLDALVAAIRAVADYACENAGQLLELDVNPLMVGAHGTIAVDALIRLGQAQGERHE; encoded by the coding sequence ATGTCGCATTCGATTCGTGACAACCTCAAGCGCCTGCTGGCACCTCGGCACCTGGCTTTCGTCGGCGGGCGCAGCATGGCGCGGGCGCTCAAGCGCTGCGCCGAAGGGGGCTTTGGCGGCGAGCTGTGGCTGGTCAACCCACAGCATGCCAGCCTCGAAGGCATCCCCTGTGTAGCGCGGGTGGCCGACTTGCCCTGTGCGCCGGACGCTGTGTTCATCGCCACCAACCGCGAGCTGACCCTGCAGTGCGTTGCCGAGCTGGCCGCACGCGGCGCCGGTGGTGCCATCTGCTACGCCTCGGGCTTTGCCGAAAGCGGCGAGGAAGGCCGTGAGTTGCAGCAACGCCTGCTCGCTGCCGCCGGCAACATGGCCTTGCTCGGCCCCAATTGCTACGGCCTGCTCGACTACCTGCACGGCGCTGCCCTGTGGCCGGTGGCCCACGGTGGCCAGCAGGTGGAGAAGGGCGTGGCGATCCTCACCCAGAGCGGCAACTTCGCCTACAACCTGTCGATGAGCGACCGCTCGCTGCCGGTGGCCTACATGGCCTCGGTCGGCAACCAGGCGCAACTGGGCGTGGCCGAGCTGATGGACGTGCTGCTCGACGACCCCCGGGTAACCGCCATCGGCCTGCACCTGGAAGGCCTGAAGAACGTGCCCGGTTTCGCCCGTGCCGCCTGCAGGGCATTGCAGCAGGGCACGCCGATCATTGCGCTGAAGACCGGCGTGTCGCAGATCGGCGCTGAACTGGCGCTCAGCCATACCAGCTCGCTGTCCGGCTCCGATGCCTTGTACGACAGCCTGTTCCAGCGCCTGGGGGTGATTCGCGTCAGTGGCCCGGTGAGCTTTGTTGAAACCCTCAAGGCCGCCGCCTGTGGACGCTTGCCGGTGAATGGCGAGCTGATCGCCCTGGCTTGCTCCGGTGGCGATGCCGGCTTGATCGCCGACTATGCCGAGCGCAACCAGCTGGTCCTGCCGAAGCTCGAACACGGGCAGGTGGCACAGTTGGCCGAGGTGTTGCCGGCCTATGCCAACCTGGTCAACCCGCTGGATTTCACTACCGCCATCTGGGGTGATGCAACGGCCCTGCAACGCATGCTCGACAGCACCCTGAGCGGCGCAGCCGACGCGGCCATGCTGGTACTGGATTACCCGGCGGCGTTCACTGGCGAACGCAAGGAATGCGACCTGTTGCTGGCGCTGTACTGCGATGCACTGGAACGCCACGGCAAGATCGGTTTCGTCACCTCGGCATTCCCCGAGCTGTTGCCCGCCTGCGCGCGCGCGCGCTTGCACGCGCGTGGCATCGCCGCCCTGCAGGGCGTGGAGGATGGCCTGGCAGCCTGGGGCCGCATCGTCGCCTACCAGCGCAACCGCCAGCGGCTGCTGGAACAGGGCGAGGCTGCGCGGGTGCCACTGTGCCCGCAGGCTCTCCCAGGCGAGAGCCGCCTGCTGGACGAGTGGCAGTCCAAGCAAGCCCTGCGCGCCTTCGGCCTGCCGGTACCGGCCGGGGTGTTGAGCACACCCGAGCGCGCCGTGGCAGACGCCGCCCGCGTTGGCTACCCGCTGGTATTGAAGGCGGTCAGCGCGCAACTGCCGCACAAGACCGAAGCCGGTGCGGTAGCGCTGAACCTGCGCGATGCAGCCGCCCTCGAGCATGCGCTGATGCAGATGCGCCAGCGCATCGCCGTCTACGCCCCGCAGGTAGCGTTCGATCAGGTGCTGCTCGAGCCGATGGCCGAGCCGCCGCTGGCCGAACTGATCGTCGGCATCAAGCGCGAGCATGACTTCGCTCTGGCTTTGGTGATTGGTGCCGGTGGGGTGCTGGTCGAGCTGCTCAAGGACAGCGTCAGCCTGTTGCTGCCGACCACCGACAATGCCATCCGTGCCGCACTGCTCAGCCTGCGCAGCGCCAGCCTGCTGCAAGGCTTCCGTGGCCGCCCGGCTGCCGACCTCGACGCACTGGTTGCGGCAATCCGCGCGGTGGCCGACTACGCCTGCGAAAACGCCGGGCAACTGCTGGAGCTGGATGTGAACCCATTGATGGTCGGTGCCCACGGCACCATCGCGGTCGACGCGCTGATCCGCCTCGGCCAGGCGCAAGGAGAACGACATGAATAA